From the Hypomesus transpacificus isolate Combined female chromosome 24, fHypTra1, whole genome shotgun sequence genome, the window CTTAACTGTGTAAGTGTTAGTCTTATTTGAATAATGGCATGTTACtgcctttttttatttattttttttacttcaaatGTTATCTATTAGCTTATGCACAGGAGGACACCTGCTCTAGATATGTTCTCCCTTTCACAAATCTATATATGGAAGACAAACCAAACTCGGATGCTGTTTCACAATCATCccgtttctgtctctgtcacaaAGTTGGACCAAAGTGCAGTGTTTTGTATGGACTGTGTGTAACATTGATAGACTATTACAGAGAATGGTGAAAAGCTACAAAATATACGAGGATCGTTGCAGTATGAAAATTAGCTTTTACAGTATTCATTCTTTTGTaagaataaaaacaaaaaaaaaaggttatcaCAGTTTTGGTAAGGTAATGAGCTCATGCTTAGTTCATGCGAGTTAAGTCCTGACATGTAGCTGTCTTttattgctgttgttgtttactGTTGTTTCTCTTTGGTGGTTGCGTCGGCCTGATGCTGAGCCTCTCGCCCTCACTGCTGGTGTTTGAAGCAGTACACGCCGTAGAGCTTCTGCTTCTTGTCGGGGAAGCCCACGAAGCGCACGGCGGCCTCCGTGGGACTGCAGTTCTTCCGGGGTCTGGAGATGGGGTAGCGGACGCTTCCGTCGGCGAGCCAGCCGGAGTCGCAGCGGTCGTAGCCGTGCAGCTTCCACGCGGCGAACATGTGACCCACTTTGGCGATCTCGGCGCCGTCGTCCTGGCAGGCCTGCACGGCCTCATCAAAGGACAGCCTCAAGGGTTGGACCAACCAATAGAAATAACCTGAGGGGGCAGAGACAACAAGTTCCGATTTATTATTCTTTCTTGTGTTATTATGATTAGTAATTATACAATATGATTAACTTTGGCAAATAACAAAGATGAAATATGTTAATAATTCATCTTTTACCAATACCTACACTGAGTTCACATCCATAAATACTTTTTCAAATTGCAGTGAGACTGACAAATGAGCCATGACCACTCAGTCTGCTTCAGTGCTTCAATAACAGTGTCTGAATATTTGTGCTGTTTTTGGCCCAATCAACCCCCTAAAATATGATGACACCATAATAAATCATGGACTTGCCGTTGAGAGCTGAGGTGAAACAGAAGACGTCGTAGCGGCTGTTGGACTTGTCGCGCTGGCCGTAGTTCCTGAGGCCCGCCCCAGAGTTGGTGCCTCCGCAGGGTTCTCTGGGGTTGGTGATGGGGTACTGGACGGAGCCGTCGTTCAGCCAGCCGGCGTTGCACCAGTCCAGACCGCTCCTCCAGGCCTCGTAGAGCTGGTCGAAGTTGGCCACCACGGCATCCTGTCCCTGACAGGCCTGCTCGGCGTCATGGAAGTTGAGGTTGTAGCGGCCCAGGCGAGGAGAGTAGGGGAACACCACACCTGGAGGAGACAGAGTTGGACAGAACTGTTAAGCTAAGAAGACCTCACGTCCTCACGACTCAATGGAGTCCCTCAAAGGAAACTATGTCATACATCATAATAAAGTGACatggcataacatgacaaacacaagcaTGTGGATGTTCTGTCCAGTCATTTAGAATCTGAAGGGAACAGTCAGGTCCATTCATTGGCGACATTTTCCTTTTTATGGAGGTATTATGTAACCATGTAATGTATTATGTAAGCGTTTTTCGTTTATTTTTCAGATGCTCATTGTCAATCTGATTTATAGATCCGACCTTGCAGTGTGGGTTGACGAGTGTGTGGTCTCTCGTATATACCTAAGGGAATAATGCATTGGCTGACATATGATTTGATGTGTTAGTAAGTTTCAGGCCTATTACTCTTTCTAGCGAGTTGGGAGTGTTGAAGGAGCAACCATCTCCACAGGGGCGAGACTGAAGCTAACTGCCTCATTTCGCGTCTGTCTGCCCCTCAGCAGGGAAGGAACAGCTCATCTCACGCGAGCTGAAAGGTGTTACCTCAACTGCCTATTCCAAAAGTGTTTAATTTCTTGGCTGAAATAGAAAGACAACTTAGcaggccagactcacacacacacactgcaatacTTGCTACTTTTTTTGACAATATGTGTTTTCAGAAGACATGATCTAAGGGAATTTGTAACTACGCCCAACTGACAAATTGAGCATTTACCCACTTCCAAGCATAAGGTCTACATCCACACCAGTCCTTGTATCTAATTTGAATATAACTCTGCGGTCGGTAAAAGCCAACATCACAGATGTTCAACTGGTTTTGCATGTTATATATCTCTAACAATGAATCCCATAGTGGTCCGCAGTGAGTTGGAGAGCTGGCTACAGTGTTGTCAGATGTGGAACTGCCCAAAGTAAGttcacatttgatttgattacccAGAATCAAAGCTTTACATTGGACGTGACTGTGACTGTGCCAATGTTAACAATGGCTAGTTGTGTCAGACTGTTTTGATTATGGCTAGAGATCCTGCTTTTGTTCCCTCGGAGCCAAATCTGCTCTGGAGGTCTTGGCCCAGACTAGAAGCTACTACGATCATGTAATAGGACTGGGTGCATGAAGACTGCTGACTCAGTATTACCAACACAATGTATAACAAGCAAAGAACCGTTTTTCTTTGTTATATAATCTACAATATTTGTGCAATGTATACTCAGAAAGGACAAGAGTCTATTCATGATCATTCAAGTGAAATGAATGTTCCGGAAAGTTGGGGCGATGGATTAGATCAACTGGAAAATTAGTTTTACCTTACCGCTGTTACAAGCTGCTAACGGTCAATCATGAAAATATAGAATTACTTTGCAGAGAAAATGAACAAAAGCGGTTGGCTCTTTCATCTTTCTCGACAGATTACGATGTTGAAAGTGGAAGTGTTGAAATGAATGAACTCAAGAAACCCCAAAGGAACCTTGAGAGACGTTGATGTGTGGACTAACGTCTCCAAACTGATTCCTTTTCACCCGATGCAATTATTGAAGTGATCACATGAAGTGATGAGATGAAGCCCATGCGAGTTGAGAAGCCAAGTATAAAACAAAAGGGAGGGATTTACCATTGCTTTGGCCCGTCACCTCCAAAGTCACATCCTGAACGGTGTCGTCCATGCCGTCGATGACCTCGCAGCGGTATTTCCCCATGTCGTCGCGGGCGACGTTTTCGATGACCAGCGAGGCGTCGTCCTGGTCGGCCTCCTGCAGGCGGATGCGTCCGTTGTAGCTCCCGTAGCTCTTCTTGTGGAAGCCCATGGACACCAGCACGTCCTCCTCCGTGCTCTCGTCGTCCGACAGCTTGGTCCACTTCACCCTCATGCCCGTGCTGCCGAAGGCCATGCCAAGCATCCGGTGGAGCTGGCAAGGCAGAGTGACGTTGCCGCCGGGGGCGGCGAGCACCCTCACCCCAGTGCCCATGTCCGGCGGAGGTCCActctctgggagggggggggggaggggggggtagaaaAGATTTGGAGAGGAAACTGATTTACACGGTTGTCTTTTTTGATGTCGTATCTAGAGTGGCGTTTTCTTCTTCAAACG encodes:
- the hapln1a gene encoding hyaluronan and proteoglycan link protein 1a: MISLLCSALLSLSLASSVYGDVANSTAHPITESGPPPDMGTGVRVLAAPGGNVTLPCQLHRMLGMAFGSTGMRVKWTKLSDDESTEEDVLVSMGFHKKSYGSYNGRIRLQEADQDDASLVIENVARDDMGKYRCEVIDGMDDTVQDVTLEVTGQSNGVVFPYSPRLGRYNLNFHDAEQACQGQDAVVANFDQLYEAWRSGLDWCNAGWLNDGSVQYPITNPREPCGGTNSGAGLRNYGQRDKSNSRYDVFCFTSALNGYFYWLVQPLRLSFDEAVQACQDDGAEIAKVGHMFAAWKLHGYDRCDSGWLADGSVRYPISRPRKNCSPTEAAVRFVGFPDKKQKLYGVYCFKHQQ